CCGGTGAGCGTGAAGTAAATCGCGGTGTAGGTGTTGTAGCGCGGGGCGCGGTTGCCGATCATGAGCGTGTTGCCGGCCGCATCCTTCATTGAAGGAACCGGGCGGAACGCGATTCGCTGGCCAACTTTTGCGACATCGGCGAAGCGGACGATGTTCGTCCCCGCGATGGTGAACTCCTTGTGCTCGTGCTTTTCCTTCCGGTGTTTGTGCGGGTCCACAATCTGATTGATGTCCTTGGTCTGCATGCCGTGGAGCGTGATGGATTCGAGCACGGTTCCCGCGGCGTTCATCTTTTTGGTGACGAGGTGGCCGTCCACATACGAACCGTCCTTCTGCAGCACGGCGTAGTGGGTGAACTTGTCGTTGTATTCGAAGGTTTTGATCACAAGGAAGATCAGGGCGCAGAGCACCGTGAGGCCCTGATACAGCTTGAACTTCGAGAACTGGTTCATCTTGAGCGACGCCCACGCCATGACGACGGTGACGGACGAGACGATGAGCACGATGGTGTTGGCCGTGCCAAGCGGGACGTTGAGCCAGCCGTGGGGCCAGGAGCCGTCCTCGGCGCCGACGCGCAGGAGGATGTAGGACGAGAACAGGCCGCCGAAAAGCATCACCTCGGAGGCGAGGAAGAGCCAGATGCCGACCTTGGCGTTGAAGAGGCCCGTGTCCTCACGGGGTTTGACGGTGTAGGGGATGTCCATGTCGCGGTGCTTTGGAAATTCGGATAAGGTTGGGCGCGGAACTCAGGCCTTCACGGGTTCGGGCTGGTTCTGCGGGGTGAAGTCGGCCGGGTGGCCGGGCACGCTGTATTCGTAAGGCCCGCGCACCGCGGTCGGCGCGTTGATGTGGCCGTGGGCATCCACGAAATTGCCGTGCGGCGGCGGCGTGGGCGTCTGCCACTCGAGCGTGGTGGCGCCCCACGGGTTGTCACTGGTGACCTTGCGGCCGCTGTTCAGGCTCCAGAAGAAATTGATGATGAACGGCACTTGAGCGAGCAGGAGGAAGAAGGCGGAGTGCGCGATGAAGGTGTTGAGCCAGATCATCGTGCCGCTGAGCGCGCCCTCGGCGCCGGGGTTCGTGGCGAGCGAGTAAGCTGCAGCGCCGCCGTCGCTCATGCGCCGGCTCATGCCGCTCATGCCCTGCACGAACATCGGCTGGAAGACCAGGTTCATGCCGATGAGCGAGAGCCAGAAGTGGACCTTCCCGAGCGTCTCGTTCATGTGCCGCCCGGTCATCTTCGGGAACCAGAAGTAGATGGCCGCGAACAATGCAAATATGGTTCCCGGCGCCACCACGTAGTGGAAGTGCGCGATCACGTAATAACTGTCGTGCAGGTAGATGTCCGGGTAGTTGAACCCGAGCGGCAGCCCGGTGAGGCCGCCGATGCCGAACATGGGCAGGAACGCCAGCGAGAAGAGCATCGGCGTGTTGAACCGGATCGAGCCGCCCCACAGCGACAGGAACAGGCACGTGAGGATGATCACCGACGGAATCGAGATGATCATCGTGGTCGTCTGGAAGAACGTGGAAATCTTCGTGCCCATGCCGGTCAGATACATGTGGTGCGCCCACACGATGAAGGACAGGAATCCGATCGCGAGGACCGAGTAGACGAGCGACTTGTAGCCCCACAACGGGCGCCGGGTGTTGCAGGCGATGATTTCGCCGACGATGCCGAACGCCGGCAAGATGAGCACGTAAACCTCCGGGTGCCCCAGGAACCAGAACAGGTGTTGCCAGAGCAGCGGGCTGCCGCCGCCAGAGATTTCAGCCACCTTCGCGCTCACCACGAGGCCTGTCGGAAGGAAGAAGCTCGTGCCGGCGACCTTGTCCATGAGTTGCATCACACCGGCAGCCTCGAGCGGCGGAAACGCCAGCAGCAGCAGGAACGCCGTGACAAACTGCGACCACACGAAGAACGGCAGGCGCATCCACGTCATGCCCGGCGCGCGAAGCTGGATGATGGTGGCGATGAAGTTCACCGCGCCGAGCAGCGAGGAGTTGATGAGGCACACCATGCCGATGAGCCAGAACGTCTGCCCGTCCGTGGGAATCACGGTGGCCAGAGGCGAATAGGAAGTCCACCCCGCCTGCGCCGCGCCGCCCGGGATGAAGAAGCTCACGAGCATGATCACGCCGCCGAGCACGTAGAACTGGTAGCTCGCCATGTTCACGCGCGGGAAAGCCATGTCCACCGCGCCGATTTGAAGCGGGACGACAAAGTTGCCGAACGCCGCGAACACGAGCGGCACGATCGCGAGGAAGACCATGATCGTGCCGTGCATCGCGCCGAATGCGTTGTAGAGGTCGGGCGAAATCGAGCCGCCGGACGCGGCGTCGCCGAGCACCTTGGCCATGAGCGGGCCAAGCACGGGCACGGGCACGCCGGGCTTGGCAATCTGCCAGCGCATCAGGAGCATCAGGCCGAACCCAAAGAGCAGGAAGAACAGCGCG
This genomic interval from Verrucomicrobiota bacterium contains the following:
- a CDS encoding cytochrome C oxidase subunit I translates to MQPTKEAPHAHADAHHHEDPGFWRGYVFSTDHKVIGIQYGVTALFFLLFGFGLMLLMRWQIAKPGVPVPVLGPLMAKVLGDAASGGSISPDLYNAFGAMHGTIMVFLAIVPLVFAAFGNFVVPLQIGAVDMAFPRVNMASYQFYVLGGVIMLVSFFIPGGAAQAGWTSYSPLATVIPTDGQTFWLIGMVCLINSSLLGAVNFIATIIQLRAPGMTWMRLPFFVWSQFVTAFLLLLAFPPLEAAGVMQLMDKVAGTSFFLPTGLVVSAKVAEISGGGSPLLWQHLFWFLGHPEVYVLILPAFGIVGEIIACNTRRPLWGYKSLVYSVLAIGFLSFIVWAHHMYLTGMGTKISTFFQTTTMIISIPSVIILTCLFLSLWGGSIRFNTPMLFSLAFLPMFGIGGLTGLPLGFNYPDIYLHDSYYVIAHFHYVVAPGTIFALFAAIYFWFPKMTGRHMNETLGKVHFWLSLIGMNLVFQPMFVQGMSGMSRRMSDGGAAAYSLATNPGAEGALSGTMIWLNTFIAHSAFFLLLAQVPFIINFFWSLNSGRKVTSDNPWGATTLEWQTPTPPPHGNFVDAHGHINAPTAVRGPYEYSVPGHPADFTPQNQPEPVKA
- a CDS encoding heme-copper oxidase subunit III; this encodes MDIPYTVKPREDTGLFNAKVGIWLFLASEVMLFGGLFSSYILLRVGAEDGSWPHGWLNVPLGTANTIVLIVSSVTVVMAWASLKMNQFSKFKLYQGLTVLCALIFLVIKTFEYNDKFTHYAVLQKDGSYVDGHLVTKKMNAAGTVLESITLHGMQTKDINQIVDPHKHRKEKHEHKEFTIAGTNIVRFADVAKVGQRIAFRPVPSMKDAAGNTLMIGNRAPRYNTYTAIYFTLTGLHALHVLGGAIVIGFLWGPGAAMWRTDPDRFTNRVEVSGLFWHFVDLVWIFLFPVLYLL